A single region of the Acidobacteriota bacterium genome encodes:
- a CDS encoding rhodanese-like domain-containing protein, whose protein sequence is MSQFKALVRASFPGVPQMSIEELDRRLEDATPPLIIDVREPFEYEVSHLPGAVHAQGEDIADLIAETEADRPIVLYCSVGYRSSAAVADLIQLHDPEIGDRVWNLEGSIFEWANSGRPVYRDGTEAEKVHPYGKQWSRLLAPHLRP, encoded by the coding sequence ATGTCCCAGTTCAAGGCCCTGGTACGGGCCAGCTTTCCCGGCGTTCCGCAGATGAGCATTGAGGAACTCGATCGCCGGCTCGAGGACGCGACGCCACCACTGATCATCGACGTCCGGGAACCCTTCGAGTACGAAGTCAGCCACCTGCCCGGCGCGGTCCACGCTCAGGGTGAGGACATCGCCGACCTGATCGCCGAGACGGAAGCGGACCGGCCGATCGTTCTCTACTGCTCTGTCGGCTACCGGTCGTCCGCCGCGGTCGCCGACCTGATCCAGTTGCACGACCCGGAGATCGGCGATCGGGTCTGGAACCTCGAAGGTTCGATCTTCGAGTGGGCCAACTCGGGCCGTCCCGTCTACCGCGACGGGACGGAGGCCGAGAAAGTCCATCCCTACGGCAAGCAGTGGAGCAGGCTGCTCGCACCTCACCTGCGACCATGA